A window from Cryptomeria japonica chromosome 1, Sugi_1.0, whole genome shotgun sequence encodes these proteins:
- the LOC131856041 gene encoding chitinase 2-like: WLVTQTLIGLAILMIVSANSNLFREYIGAEFNNVKYSDLPIDSGTQFHFILAFAIDYTPSGSAPTNGKFNIFWDNDNLSPSAVQAIKAQHKNVKVALSLGGDSVESGNVQFMPSSVSSWVSNAVSSLTSLIKEYHLDGIDIDYEHFDFTNPNTFAECIGQLITQLKRNKVISFASIAPYDDGPIQSHYTALWKSYGNLIDFVNFQFYAYDSSTTVSQFIKHFNDQESRYSGGKLLASFMTEGSGGLSPAKGFFTACRMLRNSGKLNGIFVWSADSSQSNNFQFEKQSQAVLLGS; the protein is encoded by the exons tggttggttacacagactctgattgggctggcgatcttgatgatcgtaa GTGCGAATTCGAATTTGTTTAGAGAATACATTGGGGCAGAGTTCAACAATGTTAAATATTCCGACCTGCCAATCGATTCCGGCACCCAGTTTCATTTCATTCTTGCCTTTGCTATCGATTACACCCCGTCAGGAAGCGCTCCTACAAATGGAAAGTTCAACATTTTCTGGGATAATGACAATCTGAGCCCCAGCGCCGTGCAAGCCATCAAAGCCCAACACAAGAATGTCAAAGTTGCTCTCAGCTTAGGCGGGGACAGCGTTGAAAGTGGCAACGTCCAGTTCATGCCATCATCTGTGTCGTCGTGGGTGAGCAACGCCGTTTCTTCGCTCACAAGCTTAATCAAGGAATACCATCTTGACGGCATCGACATCGACTATGAGCATTTCGACTTTACCAATCCCAATACATTTGCTGAGTGCATTGGGCAGCTCATAACACAGTTAAAGCGGAACAAAGTCATCTCCTTTGCCTCCATCGCTCCCTATGACGACGGTCCAATCCAATCGCATTACactgcactctggaaaagctatgGCAATTTGATTGACTTTGTGAATTTCCAATTCTATGCCTACGACTCGAGCACCACCGTCTCACAGTTCATCAAACATTTCAACGATCAGGAGTCCCGCTATAGTGGCGGAAAACTGTTGGCCAGTTTCATGACGGAGGGCAGTGGAGGGCTGTCACCTGCAAAAGGCTTCTTTACCGCATGCCGAATGCTCAGGAACTCCGGCAAGCTCAACGGCATCTTTGTGTGGTCTGCAGACTCCTCACAGTCTAATAACTTCCAATTCGAGAAACAATCCCAGGCTGTCCTGCTAGGCTCCTGA